The following proteins are encoded in a genomic region of Leptospira fainei serovar Hurstbridge str. BUT 6:
- a CDS encoding response regulator transcription factor: MTYRSYKVLLAEDDETSADLLIHYLERFNFDVDHVVDGAAGELKLRKEAYDLILLDNQMPLMSGLSLVANMPEKNRNKPVIFLTASNEKENVLYAASSGQLAAYLLKPIDLSSLLEKILNTLRINSNSLVDKKAFPFSIQKISREGYGTGVRLIGCPYGKSAEKIVQEISFVLKELPMPRKFFMEIEEAFHYQKKSSELLNSMVTKLVAKYEISQEDILIIDTV, encoded by the coding sequence ATGACGTATCGATCGTATAAAGTTCTGCTTGCGGAAGACGATGAGACTTCTGCGGACTTGCTGATCCATTATCTGGAAAGATTCAATTTCGACGTAGACCATGTCGTTGACGGCGCCGCCGGCGAATTAAAGCTTAGGAAGGAAGCGTACGACCTGATTCTTCTCGATAACCAAATGCCTCTCATGTCCGGTCTAAGTCTGGTCGCTAATATGCCTGAAAAAAACAGAAACAAGCCTGTGATTTTTCTAACCGCAAGTAACGAGAAGGAAAACGTGTTGTATGCCGCTTCGAGCGGACAATTGGCGGCCTATCTTTTAAAACCGATCGACCTAAGCTCTCTGCTCGAAAAGATCTTAAACACTCTTAGAATCAATTCGAACTCCTTAGTGGATAAGAAAGCGTTTCCATTCTCCATCCAAAAGATTTCCCGAGAAGGGTACGGGACAGGTGTTCGTTTAATCGGATGTCCATACGGTAAGAGCGCGGAAAAGATCGTACAAGAAATAAGTTTCGTATTAAAAGAACTACCGATGCCGCGAAAATTCTTTATGGAAATTGAGGAAGCGTTTCATTATCAAAAGAAGTCCTCCGAACTTCTAAACAGCATGGTGACAAAACTCGTCGCGAAATACGAAATCTCGCAGGAAGATATTCTCATCATCGACACGGTTTAA
- a CDS encoding Spy/CpxP family protein refolding chaperone encodes MFRKVAKITTILLVLGLATVLTQGCHHKWRSPEKRAEFVVKKLKSELDLNESQAATLDKIKVDVLAKRKELKLQEGPFLPKEAVEELRGDKLNVDKWNKYGQENEKKMGEFRAYFLKKAVEFHAILTPEQRNKLADLITKFQSKFEKEKE; translated from the coding sequence ATGTTTCGCAAAGTTGCAAAAATTACTACAATTCTACTGGTCTTAGGCTTAGCTACGGTCTTGACCCAGGGTTGTCACCACAAATGGCGTTCGCCCGAAAAAAGGGCCGAATTCGTCGTAAAGAAGTTGAAATCGGAGTTGGATCTGAACGAATCCCAAGCCGCAACGTTAGATAAAATCAAAGTAGATGTGCTTGCTAAACGCAAAGAATTAAAACTTCAAGAAGGTCCCTTTCTACCTAAGGAAGCCGTCGAAGAATTGCGCGGAGATAAGCTGAATGTCGACAAATGGAATAAATACGGCCAAGAAAATGAAAAGAAAATGGGCGAATTTCGCGCATACTTCCTCAAGAAAGCCGTTGAATTTCATGCGATTCTGACTCCCGAGCAGAGAAATAAGCTGGCGGATCTAATTACTAAGTTCCAAAGTAAATTCGAAAAAGAGAAAGAATAG
- a CDS encoding RNA polymerase sigma factor: MGEQEFSRFVESTREIVLAAISRYLYERFAYAIDDVAQETYLRAYKALQKGQFRGDSKLTTWLYTIARNESIRMNEILGREETKAEKAGKRSEEERRLEIVSDNSDDIADLPTWEKAKIWVLQLPESYRSVLQYYLSGYSEKQIAEALGVPAGTVKSRAARGKEMLRRMQNSERRDGGTIWGE; this comes from the coding sequence ATGGGAGAACAGGAATTTTCCCGATTCGTAGAAAGCACCCGGGAGATCGTCTTAGCGGCGATCTCCCGCTACTTGTACGAACGCTTTGCATATGCGATCGATGACGTCGCTCAGGAAACGTATCTGAGAGCGTACAAGGCGCTTCAGAAAGGTCAGTTTCGAGGAGATTCAAAACTCACGACCTGGCTCTATACGATTGCTAGAAACGAATCCATTCGAATGAATGAGATTCTCGGTCGTGAGGAAACGAAAGCTGAAAAAGCCGGAAAGCGTTCGGAAGAAGAAAGAAGATTAGAAATCGTATCCGACAATTCCGACGACATCGCGGATTTACCGACTTGGGAGAAAGCTAAGATTTGGGTTTTGCAACTACCCGAATCTTATCGAAGTGTTCTCCAATATTATCTTTCCGGATATTCCGAAAAACAAATTGCAGAGGCCCTCGGTGTTCCGGCGGGAACAGTTAAATCGAGAGCCGCCCGCGGCAAGGAAATGCTGCGAAGGATGCAAAATTCCGAAAGGAGGGACGGAGGAACGATATGGGGCGAATAA
- a CDS encoding single-stranded DNA-binding protein encodes MKNLSITVVDGFLTADPELKKVASGKSVVHFTLAVNHNFKKSEGEEAEVSYLDVEAWERTAENCSEYLKKGKKVTVIGHLKQDRWKNQEGQNRSRLKIIADEVRFDSFIDRKERDAA; translated from the coding sequence ATGAAAAATTTATCCATAACGGTAGTCGACGGTTTCCTGACCGCAGATCCGGAGTTAAAAAAAGTCGCTAGCGGTAAATCCGTCGTTCATTTCACTTTAGCTGTGAACCATAATTTCAAGAAAAGCGAAGGCGAAGAGGCTGAAGTTTCATACCTGGACGTAGAAGCGTGGGAAAGAACGGCGGAAAATTGTTCCGAATATTTAAAGAAGGGTAAGAAAGTAACAGTCATCGGTCATTTAAAACAGGATCGCTGGAAAAACCAGGAAGGACAAAATAGGTCTCGGCTCAAGATCATAGCCGATGAAGTCCGCTTTGACAGCTTCATCGATAGAAAAGAACGAGACGCTGCGTAA
- a CDS encoding phosphoribosyl-AMP cyclohydrolase — MNQMVTVIYSDAQPGVLSGLERITEENLSDRRSKLPKGTREFVDCDEDTFLFLHPSFAAAKLVPLDDSIHLRFVDGLIPVVTEDKAGNILMQAFSSPESLALTRSDGLGTYYSRSRKRLWKKGDTSGHIQKVSSVLTSEDGSFLVYRVDQLGAACHEGYYSCFFRERIGRQLSLLPVPFLGKENA, encoded by the coding sequence ATGAATCAGATGGTTACCGTAATTTATTCCGATGCTCAACCGGGAGTTCTTTCAGGATTGGAAAGGATTACCGAAGAAAATCTGAGCGACCGTCGCTCGAAGTTACCGAAAGGGACTCGCGAGTTTGTGGATTGCGATGAAGACACCTTTCTTTTTTTGCATCCTAGCTTCGCCGCGGCAAAATTAGTTCCGTTGGACGATTCGATCCATCTGCGGTTTGTAGACGGATTGATTCCGGTGGTAACAGAGGATAAAGCCGGAAATATTCTCATGCAGGCGTTTTCGAGCCCGGAAAGTCTTGCTTTGACTCGATCGGACGGCCTCGGAACGTATTATAGTCGGTCTAGAAAACGTCTTTGGAAGAAAGGCGATACTTCCGGCCATATTCAAAAAGTAAGTAGCGTGCTAACGTCTGAAGACGGCTCTTTTCTCGTTTATAGAGTGGATCAGCTTGGTGCCGCCTGCCATGAAGGATATTATTCCTGCTTCTTTCGGGAGCGGATCGGGCGGCAATTATCATTATTACCGGTTCCTTTTTTGGGAAAGGAAAATGCATAA
- the mltG gene encoding endolytic transglycosylase MltG — protein sequence MNSMNKILLKLGAVVFGLILLSVLAFFIADEMKGGATGAGQVKIDLSIEPGDSPAEVTATLAKNGLLKSSKYFLFLIKVTRSANKIKAGLYEINDGMDSRKILQVITEGKVKLVTFTVPEGYNNRQIGDLLVKKNLIKTRADFLNATSRTELLREFKIPASTAEGYLFPETYSVPVNYPVDKIARMMLKRFFAKLEKLPKAKELDPKKLHEIVVLASVVEREAKKNEERPLMAGVFLNRMKKDIPLESCATIQYLFDKPHPRIFEKDLKIVSPYNTYLNKGYPPGPISNPGLPALEAALVPTQTEYLFFLLKPDGYHFFSKNFKEHAEAKKKYIDVLYE from the coding sequence ATGAATTCCATGAATAAAATTCTCCTAAAACTCGGAGCAGTTGTCTTCGGTTTGATTCTACTCTCTGTTTTGGCCTTCTTTATTGCCGACGAAATGAAAGGTGGAGCCACGGGGGCCGGACAGGTAAAGATCGATTTAAGTATCGAGCCCGGGGACTCTCCGGCTGAAGTTACCGCAACCCTAGCTAAAAACGGCCTACTTAAATCCTCAAAATATTTTCTATTTCTAATAAAGGTCACTCGGTCCGCGAATAAAATAAAAGCGGGTCTTTATGAAATCAACGACGGGATGGATTCTCGCAAAATTCTCCAAGTTATTACCGAAGGAAAAGTCAAACTGGTTACCTTTACGGTTCCGGAGGGCTATAATAATCGCCAGATCGGAGACTTGCTTGTTAAAAAGAATTTAATCAAAACTAGGGCTGATTTCCTGAACGCGACTTCCAGAACGGAGTTATTAAGAGAATTTAAAATTCCTGCAAGTACTGCGGAAGGCTATCTTTTTCCCGAAACCTACAGCGTCCCGGTAAATTATCCCGTTGATAAGATCGCTAGAATGATGTTGAAACGTTTCTTTGCAAAATTGGAGAAGCTTCCGAAAGCAAAGGAACTCGATCCTAAAAAACTTCATGAAATCGTAGTGCTAGCTTCCGTCGTGGAGCGCGAAGCCAAGAAGAACGAGGAACGACCTCTGATGGCGGGCGTATTTTTGAATCGGATGAAGAAGGATATTCCTTTGGAATCTTGTGCAACGATTCAATATCTATTCGATAAACCGCATCCAAGGATTTTTGAAAAGGATCTCAAAATCGTTTCTCCCTATAATACGTATCTGAATAAAGGATATCCGCCGGGACCGATCTCAAATCCGGGCCTTCCCGCTTTGGAAGCGGCATTAGTTCCTACGCAAACGGAATATTTATTCTTTCTGTTAAAGCCCGACGGTTATCATTTCTTCTCCAAGAATTTTAAAGAACATGCCGAAGCTAAGAAGAAATACATCGATGTACTTTACGAATAG
- a CDS encoding acyl-CoA dehydrogenase family protein encodes MIATKSPTDSSTAKQALARSAAVIEQVTKALSAKCSSNGKVSVSKMDQNQLVQYQIAWLTSEQRIAENFIDYAWNESLGTGDLERLMAYVFAAETVTHIRSELSARPNEYGISVQELISKLFDDSTNKFLDEATAIENYNHITDLIVSLGHFGAYGLSEDHELFRQTFKQFAEEVVIPKAEHVHRHDDIVPEEIIQGLRDMGCFGLCIPENYGGLQPNDHPDNISMLVVTEELSRGSLGIAGSLITRPEILSKALLKGGTDAQKEKWLPLIAAGEKMGGIMVTEPNYGSDVAGVSVVAKKVDGGWSVNGVKTWCTFAGYANLLLILVRTETDPELKHKGLSILLAEKPSFNGHEFDYKQDGGGRISGKAIGTIGYRGMHSFEVSFEDYFVPEENLIGGEAGRGKGFYFQMEGFAGGRIQTAARANGVMQAALEAGLRYAQERHVFQKPIFEYNLTKYKIARMAMIVQASRQYTNTVAKLLDKHQGQMEATLIKFYASKVAEWVTREAMQIHGGMGYAEEYAVSRYFVDARVFSIFEGAEEVMALRVIAKSLMDQYAS; translated from the coding sequence ATGATCGCTACGAAATCTCCGACGGATTCATCAACGGCTAAACAAGCTCTCGCGCGTTCCGCGGCCGTCATCGAGCAGGTTACAAAGGCACTATCGGCAAAGTGCAGTTCCAACGGAAAAGTATCCGTTTCTAAAATGGATCAAAACCAGCTCGTTCAATACCAAATCGCTTGGTTGACCTCCGAGCAAAGAATTGCTGAAAACTTCATCGACTACGCTTGGAATGAATCACTCGGTACCGGGGATTTGGAGCGGTTGATGGCGTACGTATTTGCTGCCGAAACCGTTACGCATATTCGTTCCGAACTGAGCGCTCGTCCGAACGAATATGGAATCAGCGTCCAAGAATTGATTTCAAAACTTTTCGACGATAGCACGAACAAATTCTTGGATGAAGCGACAGCCATCGAGAATTATAATCATATTACGGATTTAATCGTTTCTTTAGGACACTTCGGTGCCTATGGCCTGAGCGAAGATCACGAATTATTCCGACAAACTTTCAAACAATTCGCTGAAGAAGTCGTCATTCCAAAGGCGGAACATGTACATCGTCACGACGATATCGTTCCGGAAGAAATTATTCAGGGATTGAGAGACATGGGATGCTTCGGTCTTTGTATTCCCGAAAATTACGGCGGGTTGCAACCTAACGATCATCCGGATAATATCTCCATGTTGGTCGTAACTGAAGAGCTGTCTCGCGGATCTCTCGGTATAGCAGGTTCTCTAATTACTCGTCCTGAAATTCTCTCCAAAGCTCTTTTAAAAGGCGGAACGGATGCTCAAAAAGAGAAGTGGTTACCGTTAATCGCTGCCGGTGAAAAAATGGGCGGGATCATGGTTACCGAACCGAATTACGGCTCCGACGTAGCCGGCGTTTCCGTTGTCGCGAAGAAAGTGGACGGAGGCTGGTCGGTTAACGGAGTTAAAACTTGGTGTACTTTCGCCGGTTATGCGAATCTTTTACTAATTCTTGTTAGAACCGAAACCGATCCGGAATTGAAGCATAAAGGTCTTTCCATACTTCTCGCAGAAAAACCGAGCTTTAACGGCCATGAATTCGATTATAAACAAGATGGCGGCGGTCGTATCAGCGGCAAGGCCATCGGAACGATCGGTTACCGCGGGATGCACTCCTTCGAAGTTTCCTTCGAGGACTATTTCGTTCCCGAAGAAAACCTGATCGGAGGCGAAGCCGGTCGAGGAAAAGGTTTTTACTTCCAAATGGAAGGATTTGCCGGCGGTCGCATTCAAACTGCTGCAAGGGCCAACGGAGTCATGCAAGCAGCGTTGGAAGCAGGGCTGCGTTATGCGCAAGAACGTCACGTATTTCAGAAACCTATTTTCGAATATAATCTAACCAAGTATAAGATCGCTCGCATGGCCATGATAGTTCAAGCGTCTCGTCAATATACGAATACGGTCGCTAAGCTTTTGGATAAACATCAGGGTCAAATGGAGGCGACTTTAATTAAGTTTTACGCTTCCAAAGTAGCGGAATGGGTAACCAGAGAAGCGATGCAAATCCACGGCGGAATGGGGTATGCGGAAGAATACGCAGTTTCGCGTTACTTTGTGGACGCCCGAGTGTTCTCCATCTTTGAAGGTGCGGAAGAAGTAATGGCTCTTAGAGTGATTGCAAAATCCTTAATGGATCAATACGCTTCTTAA
- a CDS encoding HipA family kinase has product METYQAKRVLSSRKVGSSWPLLIETADGEFFLKLSGAGQGYGALISEVISAGIADRLGLNVPNRAFIQVDGTLVNSNEDPELTSLLNASAGLNLGFEYIPNSKILPEDQIEKFEEDIAIDIFWFDWLIENPDRTRNNPNILIRKEKYWLIDHGAALGFQYDFSNLTEDLPKRFWSRSKDHIFYERIHMDSFERVHRENSKVLTLDELEIITWEVPAEFFKDRKNPKSLNEINRKREIFAVYLWKRIKSLESKRSITEFFKG; this is encoded by the coding sequence ATGGAAACGTATCAGGCCAAGCGCGTACTTTCTTCGCGAAAAGTCGGCAGCTCCTGGCCTCTATTGATAGAAACCGCAGATGGAGAATTTTTTCTTAAACTTTCCGGTGCAGGACAAGGATACGGAGCCTTGATCTCGGAAGTGATCTCGGCCGGAATCGCCGATCGACTCGGATTAAATGTTCCCAATCGAGCCTTTATCCAAGTGGATGGCACGCTCGTAAATTCAAACGAAGATCCGGAACTTACGTCGCTGCTAAATGCAAGCGCCGGTTTGAATTTAGGATTCGAATATATTCCGAATTCTAAAATTCTTCCTGAAGACCAGATAGAAAAATTCGAGGAAGACATAGCGATAGATATTTTCTGGTTCGACTGGCTGATAGAAAACCCGGATCGGACAAGAAATAATCCGAACATCCTGATTCGTAAGGAAAAGTATTGGTTGATCGATCATGGAGCGGCCTTAGGTTTTCAATACGATTTTTCAAACTTAACCGAAGATTTACCGAAACGCTTCTGGAGTCGTTCAAAGGATCACATCTTTTACGAAAGAATTCATATGGATTCGTTCGAAAGAGTTCATCGCGAAAATTCCAAGGTTCTCACGTTGGACGAGTTGGAAATCATAACCTGGGAAGTCCCTGCCGAATTTTTCAAGGATCGGAAGAACCCGAAATCCCTAAACGAGATCAATCGAAAACGGGAAATTTTTGCCGTTTATCTTTGGAAACGAATCAAAAGTCTAGAATCTAAGAGATCCATTACTGAGTTCTTTAAAGGATAA
- the ilvD gene encoding dihydroxy-acid dehydratase, whose amino-acid sequence MPQYRSRTSTHGRNMAGARALWRATGMKDTDFGKPIIAIANSFTQFVPGHVHLKDLGQMVAREIEKAGGVAKEFNTIAVDDGIAMGHSGMLYSLPSRDLIADSVEYMVNAHTADALICISNCDKITPGMLMAALRLNIPTVFVSGGPMEAGKVNWGGEIRKLDLIDAMVEAANPNVSDEDVAAVERSACPTCGSCSGMFTANSMNCLTEALGLSLPGNGSTLATHSDRRELFLNAGRIVVSLAKRFYEQGDESVLPRNIANYKAFQNAMSLDVAMGGSTNTVLHILAAAKEAEIDFTMKDIDQISRRVPCVCKVAPATQKYHMEDVHRAGGVMAILAELDRVGLMNRDVATIHSPTLGAALEEWDITRQKSGSKSHDLFSAAPGGVPTTEAFSQSRRWPSLDLDRENGCIRDVEHAYSKDGGLAVLYGNLAPEGCIVKTAGVDESIWKFTGRARVMESQEEAVAKILGNEVIEGDVVVIRYEGPKGGPGMQEMLYPTSYLKSKGLGKACALLTDGRFSGGTSGLSIGHVSPEAAEGGVIGLVEEGDTIEIDIPNRIIRLMVDEEELSNRRNIMDEKGQDAWKPKSRKRHVSPALRAYAAMTTSAHTGAVRDVSQVERKVAKREPQPADAVR is encoded by the coding sequence ATGCCCCAATACAGATCTCGTACTTCCACTCACGGACGCAATATGGCTGGAGCCAGAGCACTTTGGCGAGCCACAGGTATGAAAGATACCGATTTCGGTAAACCTATCATTGCGATCGCAAATTCCTTCACTCAGTTCGTTCCAGGACACGTTCACCTAAAAGATTTGGGACAGATGGTTGCGCGAGAAATCGAAAAGGCAGGCGGAGTCGCAAAGGAATTCAATACGATCGCAGTGGATGATGGAATCGCAATGGGGCATAGTGGAATGCTTTACTCATTGCCTAGCCGAGACCTGATTGCGGACTCGGTAGAATATATGGTCAATGCGCATACTGCCGATGCTCTTATCTGCATTTCCAACTGCGATAAAATTACTCCCGGAATGTTAATGGCTGCACTCCGCTTAAACATTCCCACAGTGTTCGTTTCGGGCGGTCCGATGGAGGCCGGAAAAGTGAATTGGGGCGGCGAAATTCGAAAATTGGATCTCATCGATGCCATGGTAGAAGCCGCTAATCCGAACGTAAGCGACGAAGATGTTGCCGCTGTGGAACGTTCTGCTTGTCCGACCTGCGGTTCTTGTTCGGGAATGTTCACAGCAAATTCAATGAATTGTCTGACCGAAGCTCTCGGCCTTTCTCTTCCGGGAAACGGATCGACATTGGCGACTCACTCGGATCGTCGAGAGCTATTCCTGAATGCAGGACGAATCGTCGTAAGTTTGGCTAAGCGATTCTATGAACAAGGTGATGAATCCGTTCTTCCTCGAAATATCGCGAACTATAAAGCCTTCCAAAATGCAATGAGCCTTGATGTCGCGATGGGTGGATCTACGAATACGGTTCTTCACATTCTTGCCGCGGCCAAAGAAGCGGAAATCGATTTTACGATGAAAGATATCGATCAAATTTCTCGAAGAGTTCCTTGTGTTTGCAAAGTCGCACCGGCCACGCAAAAATACCATATGGAAGACGTTCATCGTGCCGGCGGCGTTATGGCGATTCTCGCCGAGCTAGATCGAGTCGGATTAATGAATCGGGATGTGGCTACGATTCACAGCCCTACGTTAGGCGCCGCTTTAGAAGAATGGGATATTACTCGGCAAAAATCCGGATCCAAATCCCACGATTTATTTAGCGCAGCTCCTGGTGGAGTTCCTACTACTGAAGCCTTCTCTCAATCAAGGCGATGGCCGAGTTTGGATTTAGATCGCGAGAACGGTTGCATTCGGGACGTGGAACATGCCTATTCTAAAGACGGCGGACTTGCAGTGCTCTACGGAAATTTAGCTCCTGAAGGCTGCATAGTTAAAACTGCGGGCGTGGACGAATCAATTTGGAAATTTACGGGCCGAGCAAGGGTTATGGAAAGCCAAGAAGAGGCCGTCGCAAAGATTCTCGGAAACGAAGTAATTGAAGGCGACGTCGTTGTGATTCGTTACGAAGGCCCTAAAGGCGGTCCGGGAATGCAGGAAATGTTATATCCGACTTCCTATTTAAAATCCAAAGGCTTGGGCAAGGCCTGCGCTCTTTTAACGGACGGTCGTTTTTCCGGAGGAACTTCCGGACTATCTATCGGGCATGTTTCGCCGGAAGCGGCGGAAGGCGGAGTGATCGGATTGGTAGAAGAAGGCGATACGATTGAAATCGATATCCCGAACCGAATCATTCGATTAATGGTCGATGAAGAAGAATTATCGAATCGTAGAAACATAATGGACGAAAAGGGCCAGGATGCTTGGAAGCCTAAATCGCGGAAGCGGCATGTTTCTCCGGCACTACGGGCATACGCTGCAATGACGACTTCCGCTCATACCGGAGCCGTTCGGGACGTAAGTCAGGTAGAGCGAAAGGTCGCGAAGAGAGAGCCCCAACCTGCCGATGCAGTCCGATAA
- the eat gene encoding ethanolamine permease: MEEKNNLEKGLGPWLLWGLGVGYVISGMYFGWNLGLPIGGTLGLGIATCIVVLLYVTFTFSYAELACMIPKAGGAFDYAKEASGNRWGYIVGMGQWTEFLFAPPAIAAAIGAYFSFFLPDVSPTPIAIAIYTIFTILNICGVKAAASFELGITIFAVGELLLFSALTLPHFSWEKLSQNPLPNGWMGVLASLPFAIWFFLAIEGVANVAEEAQNPQRNILLGFGSALGTLVLLCILVFLSSIGIGGWEAIVYTQAGGPASDSPLPLALRKIYGEESWAFHLLITIGLFGLIASFHGILLAGGRATLEFGRAGFLPEAVSRVHPKFHTPANSLILNSCLGVIALLTGKTSELIVLSAFGAVTLYSGSMVSFFLLRRSQPDRNRPFVAPGVPLVPMIALLLSVLVLLVMIWQHPWVFGAFVLILTSGIFWARKVLFLPEDSG, from the coding sequence ATGGAAGAGAAGAATAATTTAGAAAAAGGATTAGGTCCTTGGCTACTTTGGGGGCTTGGAGTAGGTTATGTAATCTCCGGAATGTATTTCGGTTGGAATCTCGGACTTCCGATCGGGGGAACTCTCGGGCTGGGAATCGCAACATGCATCGTAGTTCTTCTCTATGTGACGTTCACGTTCAGTTATGCCGAGTTGGCTTGCATGATTCCCAAGGCCGGTGGCGCCTTCGACTATGCGAAGGAAGCTTCCGGAAATCGCTGGGGTTACATAGTCGGAATGGGACAATGGACCGAATTTCTGTTTGCTCCACCCGCTATCGCGGCGGCCATAGGAGCATATTTTTCATTCTTTTTACCGGACGTTTCTCCGACTCCGATCGCGATCGCAATCTATACTATTTTTACGATATTAAATATTTGCGGAGTAAAAGCAGCGGCTAGTTTTGAATTAGGAATCACGATTTTTGCAGTGGGGGAACTTTTACTTTTTTCGGCGCTCACCTTACCTCATTTTTCCTGGGAGAAACTTTCGCAAAATCCATTGCCCAACGGGTGGATGGGAGTTCTTGCTTCCTTACCCTTTGCAATCTGGTTTTTTCTCGCAATCGAAGGCGTTGCGAACGTAGCCGAAGAAGCGCAAAATCCGCAGCGAAATATCTTACTCGGATTCGGGTCGGCCTTAGGAACATTAGTTTTACTTTGTATACTCGTGTTCTTATCCTCCATTGGAATCGGAGGATGGGAGGCGATCGTTTATACTCAGGCAGGAGGACCCGCCTCCGATTCTCCTTTGCCTTTAGCGTTACGAAAAATCTACGGTGAAGAAAGCTGGGCCTTCCATCTTTTGATAACGATCGGTCTCTTCGGTTTGATCGCTTCGTTTCACGGGATTCTTTTAGCGGGTGGACGGGCAACGCTCGAATTTGGGAGGGCAGGATTTTTACCGGAAGCGGTTTCGCGAGTTCATCCAAAATTTCATACGCCTGCCAACTCCCTGATTTTGAATTCCTGTTTAGGAGTGATCGCGCTATTAACCGGAAAAACCTCCGAACTCATCGTCCTATCGGCGTTCGGAGCAGTGACCTTATACTCGGGATCGATGGTTAGTTTTTTTCTTCTAAGAAGATCTCAACCGGATAGGAATCGTCCGTTTGTCGCTCCGGGAGTTCCCTTGGTCCCTATGATTGCACTTCTTTTATCAGTGTTAGTGCTACTCGTTATGATCTGGCAGCATCCATGGGTTTTCGGCGCTTTTGTATTAATTCTGACTAGTGGAATATTTTGGGCCAGAAAAGTTCTATTCCTTCCCGAGGATTCGGGTTAG